The Periplaneta americana isolate PAMFEO1 chromosome 16, P.americana_PAMFEO1_priV1, whole genome shotgun sequence genome segment CAATTTGTACTTATTACAGAAAATGGATGCCCAGCCGTGTGACGATGCAATCTTGCTGAACTTATGATACGAAAACTGGGAACAAATCCGGTCAATATACGAGTATTTTCCTCGCATCCGAAAGCGAAAAGGGAACTGTGTTATGTGGACAGAAAGAGAACTGAAATTTTCCTACGCGATATTTatcaagaaattattaaaaactcTGAACGAGAAATTCATCAATATTCAGTTATGACGAGAGTGTAACATTAGTATAACACGTTTATTCTTCATTTCATCTCTTTTACGAAGGACACTCTAGAAACGAACTCATAATACTCTGGGGCAAGAGATCGCGTGATTTACGATGGACTATAAATCAAAGTGTTCAGACTCACTACATCAGTTTCCGGAGAAGAGAGAACTGTCATTGGACGTGGAGGGGGGTGTTCCACAGTGTATTTAGGAAAGTGTTTGAGTGAACCACAAGTTTCACGTCTTTTTGTAATGTAAAAACTTTTAGAAAGTGTTTTCCATCCAAAGAATAGTTAAAGAAACTCTCTGTGAAAGAGATCGTGGACAAGAAGAAACGATAAAAAGAACTCGAGTTTTTAAGAAGAATAAATACGTGGGAAGAGTTgctatatttgtaaaataaactaaatttgtGTAAAAGAACTTTATGAAGACTTAACTTTTGTATTTTTAGTAACTTTCTTACTTTGAAAGTCTTATAAAAATTGTGTTACTGGCGTTTTAATTGTCGGTAGGGTGTCGTCAGTTTCGTATGTATGTACATTGCTCAATCGCGTTTCCGTGGTGTGGCATGAGACTTGCAGCAAAGATTCGGCGGTTGTAGGAGTCACGCGAGAAAGGCATGAGTCCTCAGCATCGAGTGGTGAATCATGTTCTTATCTATAATGAAGACAACGAGGATGAAAACATTGCTTGGCCCCTGGTTAACAAACCTGACATTATAATGACGATGCTACTCAACGCCGAGGTGATTAGCATCAAGATGGCGCTTTTCGGTATGGTGTGGTTGCTTCGCGTTCGCGCCGAAATGCGCCGTTGCGCCAAGTGTCGACGAGAAGAGATGCAACAGAAacagcaacaacagcaacaacagcagcagcaacagcagcaacaacagcagcaacagcaacaaagaCAAGAGAGTCTGCAGTCGAGTGAGGATCACATGTCCGCATCATCTGCAGCAACCTTTTACACTTTGGATACTCCTGGTCCTGGAGGCACTTACTGTGAAGTGCATGGCTACGTTCCGCCCAAGGAAGGTGAGTTTTCgtttatgataataattattagatCAGTGGTCTTCAACCTTTTACCGATGAAGGGCTAAACTAAAATCAACCAGATGCAAGCTGCAGCATAATTATTATGCCATGTATCCTAAGTCCCTACATTTTATCTGTGATCTGTAGTTTTCAACAATAGGCTGAGGGACGTCTTTGGGATAGTAAGAGTCTCTGATATTGGTATATGATTTAAGGGTTTGGAGTTTTGGACACTGGGTTTAGAGCAGGGAtccagaactggggaagagaggggtggaagcatggggaaataGTTTGTTCTCCCGTCCACAAGGcaggagccttcaatgacgtatctgtatctcttctccccctaccatatccaatgacgCGAAGGTTGAagagaagggatgagttacgtgttgtGAATTATGACGTCTactacaattgtagcacagttttgcatccctggttTAGAGGGGAGTATGAACGGACTATCCCGTGAATTTTTAATTTACCACATTCACTTGCCATTTTCTCTGATATTATTCAAGATAATGTtatgaaatttttatatattataccgTCTTATCTTACAAACGTACTATTCTTCTTTTATCAAGATACTGTTCCTCCgaagctattttttttaattcttatgactttttctttgaatttttagtttaggCCTATATAGTGTCATTATTGTCGTAGTTCTACAATTGTAGATGCACATTACCAGAATAGCATTATAAATGAGTCGTAAATTTTCAGAGCTATACCATTGGAAGTTCTTGAGAAAATGAGAAACTTGTGttagaaaatgtatttttcagaAATCGCAGTCAAAAATACTGttttaaaaactataaaacttccaTCAATTACTGCCTTAAGTAACGAATAAGAAGTGACGTCATAGGAAAAAATACTGCCAACGTAAGAAGTGTAGTTTTCGCTGTAATTAGACATACAACAGACTTATGGAGTGAACAGTTTTCAGTTATTGAATTTTAACTGCTCACGTAAACGAAATATGGCTCGTGCActaacattattaaaattattagaaatgctttaatgaattaatattaataaaatatattaaatttataaaaatatatcagaaaacaaaaaatatattttttcaacacCGCCTCTCATAACCACCTTAGCAGATATTCTGGGTTAGGATGGTCTACccgtcagcatcggattcacaaatgccgGTAGGGCCACCTGTCGCATTTTAACAGCCATATCATACGCAGGACAAACAGGGCGAATAAGTGGCAGATGCTTGAATAATTATCTTGTGATTCgtgcaaattaatttattttcactcaGTCATTGTACTGGGTTAAAGAAAAAGGCGTACcgtaaaagtaaaaaattcataatatattctgattatatatatatatatatatatatatatatatatattacacattgTCACCCTATTCTAAAAGGCCACCAGTGTAATTCAGATATAGCAATGTGGACTCGTTTTTCAGAGTTGCGTTCTGGTGTAGGGTCCCGTCCCATCTCAGCTGACTATCTAATTGGATTGTCGACTCTGAGGCGAACCCAGTGACATCCTGGAACTCATCTCGCTAAATTCTATCTTGCTATCTCCAATTTGATTGACGCTAAAAATTGAACAGCTGATGTAGCGTAATTAAATAAtccattaaaatgttcatattctcGAGAGCTACAAACGTAAATTTGAAGGGTAATAGGTTGAAGAACACTGAGTTAGTTATCATGcatgttaaatatttatgtgTGCTGCTGTATGGACACCTCTGACCTCGGCATCGCGTCATAAGGAAGGTGAGTTGCTGttaattttctaataattgtacaattaattgtaaatcagatatattattaaacatAGTTTTTTATATCTATTCATTTGTCAGGAATTTAAAAGCACTCATGTTTTAAGAGGTCTTTAAGGGAACAATTCTACATGTTCGGTAAAACAGTAAACATATAGGCCATTCGTTGTCTCGTGAAACCCACTTAGGCGTAAGGAGAAGAAAAAAGTGACTGGGAAACCTCCCTACCTCCACGGCATTCTTATACGCGTGCAATAGGCTATAGTACTTTTTATCAAAATATGAGTGAAAATAGTATTAccgcacattttttaaaatacagaaagcaaattatgtaataatttgtaaagtgataaacatttctgttttacaatatattcgaatagagaacaatatatattCTCGTTTaagttaatacatattaatagtTTTTATTAAACACTAGTTCGGGACCTCACAGAATAAAGATAATTGTTGCGTGCGATGATGAGCTGATGAAAATTGTGAGGGGGAAAATGGGGGAAGCCCGAGAAAAACCCTTCGCGCCCCCTTTATCCGTCACGAATTCCTTCGTGATTtagacgggaatcgaacccggatcgccACGGTAGAAGACAGAGACGTTAACCACTGTTACACAAAAAAACAGTGTAGATGGGTTGCACATTTTATTGCAGTGAAATTGATAGGGAAAGAATGAgggagtaaaataaat includes the following:
- the LOC138716394 gene encoding uncharacterized protein isoform X1, producing the protein MSPQHRVVNHVLIYNEDNEDENIAWPLVNKPDIIMTMLLNAEVISIKMALFGMVWLLRVRAEMRRCAKCRREEMQQKQQQQQQQQQQQQQQQQQQQQRQESLQSSEDHMSASSAATFYTLDTPGPGGTYCEVHGYVPPKEDIQEFYELTLLDDTKSIQQKTAETIRIANKWEASDGPITPTYGNNDGGHDGRIQGSLLPLTQALMTLQERRSVSPDQMHLPYPQKTRYSAEEELPPPPSPPQLKEVSALDGVPRPTSTERILAETAAQHVILRDGHQQVG
- the LOC138716394 gene encoding uncharacterized protein isoform X2, with protein sequence MSPQHRVVNHVLIYNEDNEDENIAWPLVNKPDIIMTMLLNAEVISIKMALFGMVWLLRVRAEMRRCAKCRREEMQQKQQQQQQQQQQQQQQQQQQQQRQESLQSSEDHMSASSAATFYTLDTPGPGGTYCEVHGYVPPKEDIQEFYELTLLDDTKSIQQKTAETIRIANKWEASDGPITPTYGNNDKTRYSAEEELPPPPSPPQLKEVSALDGVPRPTSTERILAETAAQHVILRDGHQQVG